From the Cannabis sativa cultivar Pink pepper isolate KNU-18-1 unplaced genomic scaffold, ASM2916894v1 Contig2, whole genome shotgun sequence genome, one window contains:
- the LOC133033003 gene encoding uncharacterized protein LOC133033003 encodes MVRLCDLPKEIIEKIMLWAPADSVFQFKFVNKFWYSLISGLINNPEFVSKHLLITKNQSTTSLLFNLPSPHVDHRLITFPLLTITSNDDDDDDDDDDDDDDDDGKKDHFIASTEACSVPLICNRLLNKTHEEDEDDDEDFSVILIPDARYKDMNQWREAYTCDGLILLVNKFWTMVLCNPALKEFMVLPRPYNITFQSALPAIVFGFAPVSNDYKCVAVWCSYEGLKVEVYTLGSNSWREINTHEDIWDDIQDEMTEVEELYDGLCWGGVCYWLVKDPSGEDDNMILSFNLSNEELQLFHVPDLEALGIECGYWLHLSVWNDSVMMCLTTENLIIHIFRMDEAEEDSCTEYDVKVGPIHNHHKVLPYWKNDEILMSIGKEDDMTNLKLVYCNIFTQQMRDVCDMDNSILDSSVCSYVKSLVSIRG; translated from the coding sequence ATGGTGAGATTATGTGATTTGCCAAAGGAAATAATTGAGAAAATCATGTTGTGGGCACCTGCTGATTCTGTGTTTCAGTTTAAATTTGTTAACAAGTTTTGGTATTCCCTTATCTCGGGTTTGATCAACAACCCGGAATTTGTTTCCAAACACCTTCTCATCACCAAAAACCAGTCCACTACATCCTTACTTTTCAACTTGCCATCCCCCCATGTGGATCATCGCTTGATCACATTCCCATTGTTGACTATAACCtctaatgatgatgatgatgatgatgatgatgatgatgatgatgatgatgatgatggtaaGAAGGATCATTTCATAGCATCCACAGAAGCTTGTAGTGTACCGCTTATTTGTAACCGGTTGTTGAATAAAACCCATGAGGAGGATgaggatgatgatgaagatTTCAGTGTAATACTTATTCCTGATGCAAGGTACAAGGATATGAATCAATGGAGGGAGGCTTATACATGTGATGGACTCATTTTGCTAGTAAATAAGTTTTGGACAATGGTGTTATGTAATCCTGCTTTGAAAGAATTCATGGTTCTTCCACGACCGTACAACATCACATTTCAATCGGCTTTACCTGCTATAGTATTTGGATTCGCCCCAGTGAGCAATGATTACAAATGTGTTGCAGTTTGGTGCAGTTACGAAGGATTGAAAGTTGAGGTATACACATTGGGATCTAATTCATGGAGAGAGATCAACACACATGAAGACATATGGGATGACATACAGGATGAAATGACGGAAGTTGAGGAATTATACGACGGTTTATGTTGGGGAGGTGTTTGTTACTGGTTGGTTAAGGATCCATCCGGTGAGGATGATAACATGATCTTGAGTTTCAATTTGAGTAATGAGGAACTCCAACTCTTTCATGTGCCAGATCTTGAAGCTTTGGGCATTGAATGTGGTTATTGGCTCCACCTTTCGGTGTGGAATGATTCAGTAATGATGTGTTTGACAACTGAAAACTTaatcattcatatctttagGATGGATGAAGCTGAAGAAGATTCTTGCACCGAATATGATGTGAAGGTTGGACCAATACACAATCATCACAAAGTGTTACCATATTGGAAGAATGATGAGATTCTAATGAGTATCGGGAAGGAAGATGATATGACTAATCTAAAATTGGTGTATTGCAACATTTTCACCCAACAGATGAGAGATGTTTGTGATATGGATAATAGCATATTAGATAGTTCAGTTTGTTCTTATGTAAAAAGTCTTGTTTCTATTAGGGGGTAA
- the LOC115716943 gene encoding uncharacterized protein LOC115716943 — translation MVRLCDLPKEIIEKIMLGAPADSVFQFKFANKFWYSLISDFINNPEFVSKHLLIAKNHSSTSLLFNSRSPHADQRLITFPLLSINHDDGKNNRFITSTEAVSVPLIISKPPIRNYDNYDFYDSDFGYDDHLITSSLISKPFSAISYDDYDDYYDYDDHFMTSPEAFSVPPRTYDDDDDDYSDFDEDFISREARYKDMSQWSEVCSCDGLILLVNKLGTMMLCNPALKEHTILPKPKNAKIKSPSPGIGFGLDPVTNEYKCVAIWCHYEGLKVEVYTLGSDSWREINMPEDKMDDIIDDMMFDEELYNGLCCRGVYYWLVKNPSSGQDDNMIFSFNLSNEELQLLHVPDLETLGIDRRYWLHLSVWNDSVMMCLTTRSLIIHIFRMDEVEDGSWTKYAVKVGPMHNHQNVLPYWKNDEILMSIWKRDDMPNVKLVYYNIFTQEMRDVCDMDRSILDSPVCSYVKSLVSIRR, via the coding sequence ATGGTGAGGCTATGTGATTTGCCAAAGGAAATCATTGAGAAAATCATGTTGGGGGCACCTGCAGATTCTGTGTTTCAGTTTAAATTTGCTAACAAGTTTTGGTATTCCCTTATCTCGGATTTCATCAATAACCCCGAATTTGTTTCCAAGCACCTTCTCATTGCCAAAAACCATTCCTCTACATCCTTACTTTTCAATTCGCGTTCCCCCCATGCCGATCAACGCTTGATCACATTCCCATTGTTGAGTATAAACCATGATGATGGTAAGAACAATCGTTTTATAACATCCACAGAAGCTGTAAGTGTACCACTGATAATTAGCAAACCACCAATTAGAAACTATgataattatgatttttatgaTTCTGATTTTGGTTATGATGATCATTTAATAACATCATCGCTTATTAGCAAACCATTTTCGGCTATAAGCTATGATGATTATGATGACTATTATGATTATGATGATCATTTTATGACATCCCCAGAAGCTTTTAGTGTACCACCTAGAAcctatgatgatgatgatgatgattattcTGATTTTGATGAGGATTTTATATCCCGAGAAGCAAGGTACAAGGATATGAGTCAATGGAGTGAGGTTTGTAGCTGTGATGGGCTCATTTTGCTAGTGAATAAGCTTGGGACAATGATGTTATGTAATCCTGCTTTGAAAGAACACACGATTCTCCCAAAACCGAAGAATGCCAAGATTAAATCACCTTCTCCCGGTATAGGATTTGGACTCGATCCTGTAACCAACGAGTACAAATGTGTTGCCATTTGGTGCCATTATGAAGGATTAAAAGTTGAGGTATACACATTGGGTTCTGATTCTTGGAGAGAGATTAACATGCCTGAAGACAAAATGGATGACATAATAGATGATATGATGTTTGATGAAGAATTATATAATGGTTTATGTTGCAGAGGTGTTTATTACTGGCTGGTAAAGAATCCATCCTCCGGTCAGGATGATAATATGATCTTCAGTTTCAATTTGAGTAATGAGGAACTCCAACTCTTACATGTGCCAGATCTTGAAACTTTGGGCATTGACCGTCGTTATTGGCTCCACCTCTCTGTCTGGAATGATTCAGTAATGATGTGTTTGACAACTCGAAGCTTAATCATTCATATCTTCAGGATGGATGAAGTTGAAGACGGTTCTTGGACCAAATATGCCGTCAAGGTTGGACCAATGCACAATCATCAAAATGTGTTACCTTATTGGAAGAATGATGAGATTCTAATGAGTATCTGGAAGAGAGATGATATGCCTAATGTGAAATTGGTGTATTACAACATTTTTACCCAAGAGATGAGAGATGTTTGTGATATGGATAGGAGCATATTAGATAGTCCAGTTTGTTCTTATGTAAAAAGTCTTGTTTCTATTAGGAGGTGA
- the LOC115715719 gene encoding xylulose 5-phosphate/phosphate translocator, chloroplastic, with protein sequence MVALNVITPITTTTKSFHHRYRYPLTTTTTTNTLHYPSLPHQSTAAITNAHKAFPFSLNPIYRIHHLLPRAASSSNGEEAEPASPLSTPTPKSKATQVQLAIVFGLWYFQNIVFNIYNKKALNLFPFPWLLASFQLFVGSIWMVALWSLKLQPCPKITKPFIVALLGPALFHTVGHISACVSFSKVAVSFTHVIKSSEPVFSVVFSSFLGDTYPLKVWLSILPIVMGCGLAAVTEVSFNPQGLWGALISNVGFVLRNIYSKRSLQSFKEVNGLNLYGWISIISLFYLFPVAIFVEGSQWVQGYHQAIAASAGKPYTFYTWVLISGLFYHLYNQSSYQALDEISPLTFSVGNTMKRVVVIVSTVLVFRNPVRPLNALGSAIAIFGTFLYSQATSGSKKKAIEEEKKN encoded by the coding sequence ATGGTTGCTTTGAATGTCATCACCCcaatcaccaccaccaccaaatCTTTCCACCATAGATATAGATACCCTCTAACCACAACCACCACGACCAACACCCTCCATTACCCATCTCTCCCTCACCAATCCACAGCCGCCATTACCAATGCCCACAAAGCTTTCCCCTTTTCACTCAACCCCATCTATCGCATCCACCATCTTCTTCCCAGAGCAGCCTCCTCCTCCAACGGAGAAGAAGCAGAACCAGCTTCTCCCCTTTCAACCCCAACCCCAAAATCGAAGGCCACTCAGGTTCAGCTCGCCATTGTTTTCGGCCTCTGGTATTTCCAGAACATTGTCTTCAACATCTACAACAAGAAGGCTTTGAATCTCTTCCCATTCCCATGGCTTCTCGCTTCTTTTCAACTCTTTGTGGGTTCCATTTGGATGGTAGCTCTCTGGTCCTTAAAGCTCCAACCTTGCCCCAAAATCACTAAACCCTTCATTGTTGCTCTCCTTGGACCTGCATTGTTCCACACAGTAGGTCACATTTCAGCTTGCGTTTCATTCTCCAAGGTAGCTGTTTCGTTCACCCATGTCATCAAATCTTCAGAGCCTGTTTTCTCTGTTGTATTCTCCTCTTTCTTAGGTGATACATACCCTTTAAAGGTATGGCTCTCTATTCTCCCCATTGTTATGGGTTGTGGTTTAGCTGCAGTGACTGAGGTTTCTTTCAATCCCCAAGGCTTGTGGGGTGCTTTGATTAGCAATGTTGGGTTTGTTTTGAGGAATATTTACTCCAAAAGGAGTTTACAGAGCTTTAAGGAAGTAAATGGGCTTAATTTATATGGTTGGATTAGTATAATTTCACTGTTTTATCTATTTCCAGTGGCCATTTTTGTTGAAGGGTCTCAATGGGTTCAAGGGTATCACCAGGCCATTGCTGCTTCTGCTGGAAAACCTTACACATTCTATACATGGGTTTTGATCTCTGGTTTGTTTTACCATCTTTACAATCAATCTTCATACCAAGCTCTTGATGAAATTAGTCCATTGACATTTTCTGTTGGGAACACAATGAAGAGGGTGGTGGTTATAGTGTCTACTGTTTTGGTGTTTAGAAATCCAGTTAGGCCTCTTAATGCTCTTGGATCAGCCATTGCCATTTTCGGAACTTTCTTGTATTCACAGGCAACATCTGGATCAAAGAAAAAGgcaattgaagaggaaaagaagaaCTGA
- the LOC115716498 gene encoding putative F-box protein At4g10190, translated as MASFCNLPRNILGRIMLLVPPDSVLQFKFVNKFCYSLISGLIKDPKFVSKHLFITKNQSSASLLFKRPFIHVDDHLIKYPLLTIIYDDDDDVKLFYSVVPVPGSISLPLIHDERCNDENRWNRFYHCDGLILQVNPLGRMMLCNPCLKESMILPQPRNTTIEGPYTNIGFEFDSKTNDYKCVAIWFDDEDYAFEVYTVGSDSWREINMSQDVIVGIMGAKLQDGLCWNGVCYWFVVFDDTYENVLTFNVSNEEFDLIRDLPVGELLVSDDRPHLSVWNDSLVLCWRDTDNNLCISTMDGTKNVQLPTLDSHFRVLPFSKNDDFLIKFWRDYGTQTQFVSCNFPRGISMIFYVLARNVAAFFECFYVKSLVSIKRRGEVD; from the coding sequence ATGGCAAGTTTTTGTAATTTGCCCAGAAACATATTGGGGAGAATTATGTTATTGGTACCTCCTGATTCTGTGCTTCAGTTTAAATTTGTGAACAAGTTTTGTTATTCGCTGATCTCGGGTTTAATCAAAGACCCGAAATTTGTTTCCAAGCACCTCTTCATTACCAAAAACCAGTCCTCTGCATCCTTACTTTTCAAAAGGCCTTTCATCCATGTCGATGATCACTTAATCAAATACCCGTTATTGactataatatatgatgatgatgatgatgttaaGTTGTTCTATTCAGTTGTACCTGTCCCAGGATCTATTAGTTTACCTCTTATTCATGATGAAAGGTGCAATGATGAGAATCGATGGAATCGGTTTTATCACTGCGATGGACTCATTTTGCAAGTAAATCCTCTTGGGAGAATGATGTTATGCAATCCTTGTTTGAAAGAATCCATGATTCTACCACAACCAAGGAACACTACAATTGAAGGTCCTTATACCAACATAGGATTTGAATTTGATTCTAAAACCAATGATTACAAATGTGTCGCCATCTGGTTCGACGATGAAGACTATGCATTTGAGGTATACACAGTTGGTTCTGATTCTTGGAGAGAGATCAACATGTCCCAAGATGTAATAGTTGGTATTATGGGTGCTAAATTACAAGATGGTTTATGTTGGAATGGTGTTTGTTACTGGTTTGTTGTGTTTGATGATACATATGAAAATGTCCTGACTTTTAATGTGAGTAATGAGGAATTTGACCTCATAAGGGATTTGCCAGTTGGTGAACTTTTGGTGTCTGATGATAGGCCTCACCTATCAGTGTGGAATGATTCACTTGTTTTGTGTTGGAGAGACACTGACAACAACCTTTGCATCTCCACCATGGATGGTACCAAAAATGTTCAGCTTCCAACATTAGACAGTCATTTTCGTGTTTTACCATTTTCCAAGAATGATGACTTTTTAATCAAATTCTGGAGAGATTATGGGACTCAAACACAGTTTGTGTCTTGCAACTTTCCTAGAGGAATTTCCatgattttttatgttttagctAGAAACGTAGCTGCTTTTTTTGAATGTTTCTATGTCAAGAGTCTGGTTTCCATTAAGAGAAGAGGTGAAGTTGATTAA
- the LOC115716495 gene encoding F-box protein At5g36730-like: MMASFSDLPSDILMEILFLVPPHSVLQLKFVNKFYYWVISDFINNPTFVSKHLSITKNQSSTSLIFKGPLVRVSDHLISYPSSTVIYDDDDDVVVNYSVTPITRYISLPLIHDERCNDENQHNRLYHCDGLILQVNTLGKMMLCNPFLKEFKILPEPNNIILRGPHPKIGFEIDSTTNNYKCVSIWLYDQDCTVEVYTLGSDSWREIIMRENIKDIIRGTTLEDGLCWRGVCYWLVKFFNDKYKHILTFDMRDEKFGLILDFPLGALLTCHLPHLSMWNDLLVLCWKANANTLCITTLNGTKYVHLTKFENQVRVLPFSKKDDILIKVWRDSMTETKLVSYNLLRHMCREFVWDGNTFAFFECFYVKSLVSIRRF; this comes from the coding sequence ATGATGGCAAGCTTCTCTGATTTGCCAAGTGATATATTAATGGAAATCTTGTTCTTGGTACCACCCCATTCTGTGCTTCAGTTAAAATTTGTGAACAAGTTTTACTATTGGGTGATCTCGGATTTCATCAACAACCCAACATTTGTTTCCAAGCACCTCTCCATTACCAAAAACCAGTCCTCTACATCCTTAATTTTCAAAGGACCTTTAGTCCGTGTTAGTGATCACTTAATCTCATACCCATCATCGACTGTaatatatgatgatgatgatgatgttgtgGTGAACTATTCTGTTACACCTATCACAAGATATATTAGTTTACCACTTATTCATGATGAAAGGTGCAATGATGAGAATCAACATAATCGGTTATATCACTGCGATGGACTCATTTTACAAGTAAATACTCTTGGGAAAATGATGTTATGCAATCCTTTTTTGAAAGAATTCAAGATTCTCCCAGAGCCAAATAACATTATACTTAGAGGGCCTCATCCAAAGATAGGATTTGAAATTGATTCCACAACCAATAACTACAAATGTGTCTCTATCTGGCTCTATGATCAAGATTGCACAGTTGAGGTCTACACACTTGGTTCTGATTCTTGGAGAGAGATCATCATGAGGGAAAACATTAAGGACATTATTAGAGGTACTACACTTGAAGATGGTTTATGTTGGAGAGGTGTTTGTTACTGGCTTGTGAagttttttaatgataaatataAACATATACTGACTTTTGACATGAGGGATGAGAAATTTGGCCTCATCTTAGATTTTCCACTTGGAGCTTTGCTCACTTGTCATTTGCCTCACCTGTCAATGTGGAATGATTTACTTGTATTGTGTTGGAAAGCCAAtgccaataccctttgtatcaCAACCTTGAATGGTACCAAATATGTTCACcttacaaaatttgaaaatcaaGTTCGTGTGTTACCATTTTCGAAGAAGGATGATATTTTAATCAAAGTCTGGAGAGATTCTATGACTGAAACGAAGTTGGTGTCTTACAACCTTCTTAGACACATGTGTAGAGAGTTTGTTTGGGATGGAAACACATTTGCTTTTTTTGAATGTTTCTATGTTAAGAGTTTGGTTTCTATTAGGAGATTTTGA
- the LOC133033033 gene encoding uncharacterized protein LOC133033033: MEEGRMASTSDSMRSGDKRKRKLTELKDAINETPDKKLDNNGRMADVEDARLEFRSYPDDAWYTVRVLVEGDYSDVLRIKYCNFPDDGDSIFRTAEFKDQDHFKDFASRFRPVSSQLQDSECSLVARGLLVSASHHFKTDDIRFYDAIVEEVDHCEHSFANGEEECLCSFILSWLHGPLAGYITAERLEQICRVHHRDEIDSVVASFLSKVKAKLKTGSCRSNHQVTRGVTHNNHGEPPMMKISHNLSFSHHLKQETKFTKWILSDTVLSKWAIGRPCEKSGQDIDIGGVKNYLIFVDNIDKDLTHIEIMEFIKEKVSVASQAFLFPSLSSDVCTRVCIMLDTQSHFEKLCNFLSNPDHIIVSLSGRPWVMTETMKVNDSLRASILSLSLLSQERKRNNGSRDELKVVHSGSDEYRLAKHLSNLYKDLSNQEKRLQKRLIVES; the protein is encoded by the exons ATGGAAGAAG GGAGGATGGCATCCACTTCAGATTCGATGAGAAGTGGTGATAAAAGAAAGAGGAAGCTGACAGAG TTGAAGGACGCAATAAATGAAACTCCAGACAAGAAACTCGACAATAATGGAAGAATGGCTGACGTTGAAGATGCCCGGTTGGAGTTCCGGTCGTACCCGGATGATGCATGGTACACTGTTCGGGTTCTGGTGGAAGGGGATTACAGTGACGTTCTAAGAATCAAGTACTGCAATTTCCCTGATGATGGGGACAGCATTTTCCGAACAGCTGAGTTCAAGGACCAAGATCATTTTAAAGACTTCGCTTCTAGGTTTAGACCCGTATCTTCTCAGCTTCAAGACTCTGAGTGCTCCCTGGTTGCCCGGGGTTTGCTTGTGTCCGCTTCACATCACTTCAAGACTGATGACATTCGCTTCTATGACGCAATTGTTGAAGAGGTGGATCATTGTGAACATTCTTTTGCAAATGGAGAAGAAGAGTGTTTGTGCTCTTTTATTCTATCCTGGCTACATGGTCCATTGGCTGGATACATTACTGCTGAAAGACTTGAACAAATTTGCAGAGTTCATCATAGGGACGAAATAGATTCGGTTGTAGCTTCTTTTTTAAGTAAGGTGAAGGCGAAACTCAAAACTGGTTCTTGCAGATCTAATCATCAAGTTACCAGAGGTGTCACTCACAATAATCATGGGGAACCCCCAATGATGAAAATTTCACACAATCTTAGTTTTTCTCACCATTTAAAGCAGGAAACAAAGTTCACCAAGTGGATTTTGAGTGATACCGTGTTATCCAAATGGGCTATTGGTCGTCCTTGTGAAAAGAGTGGGCAAGACATTGACATTGGAGGAGTCAAAAACTATTTGATTTTTGTTGATAACATTGACAAAGACTTGACCCATATCGAAATCATGGAGTTCATAAAGGAAAAGGTGTCGGTCGCATCTCAAGCGTTTCTTTTTCCTAGTTTGTCATCAGATGTTTGTACTCGAGTCTGTATTATGTTGGATACCCAAAGTCACTTTGAGAAGTTATGTAACTTTCTGAGTAATCCAGATCATATTATTGTGTCTTTAAGTGGGAGGCCATGGGTAATGACCGAAACAATGAAAGTGAATGATTCTCTTCGAGCTTCAATACTAAGCCTCTCACTTTTATCTCAGGAAAGGAAAAGGAACAATGGAAGTAGAGATGAATTGAAGGTTGTCCATTCAGGAAGTGATGAATACAGGTTAGCTAAGCATCTAAGCAATTTGTACAAGGACCTTTCTAATCAAGAGAAGAGACTGCAGAAGAGGTTGATTGTTGAAAGTTAA